One part of the Phaeodactylum tricornutum CCAP 1055/1 chromosome 17, whole genome shotgun sequence genome encodes these proteins:
- a CDS encoding predicted protein, whose protein sequence is MSDDGEENELEDVGATPSDFFDHEPSKHEKIEMRKAIKPPSEWLKLLCKDWAAENEVLVETSDAKCLDYKPYLKGLLTSQLLCRLSIPPKDAGMDGSSSQPTVDFWRILGIEDEFDKSYIVAQVERFCSLYNIRGVLVDDSDSFEDLSSADPATLAAAAAAGVNLSAANGFVPLPAYMDHNAAAAAAAAAAAATTDMSKLSKKQVSEVSKAHRLAKDAEKALENERRQNMKREQRRVSMERKEVKAREREAQAVRKAAERASREASREERRRKKLDIRMHREKFANEQKEAALKRAAELVASNRVPIEITRGAAAAKAAANAALSTPTSHQVQQHHDSLDMPIKKARSAIVVSSAGDLDSIVTHSKNLWAKYNAIAKEHNQKVNWITVAKELGIHVKVREKYARMHFRAEQRGFDWDKNSEWKIKDHPEIFLEPTQAEQKAKMPPPPPSESATVLIDGTKEVTDEAVAAAAAVVDASVTSHPVDTVVQTTDEQTAAAAAVAATLVADPIADMVPDISEQV, encoded by the exons ATGTCCGACGATGGAGAAGAAAATGAGTTGGAAGACGTCGGGGCGACCCCGTCAGACTTCTTCGATCACGAGCCTTCGAAACATGAAAAGATTGAG ATGAGAAAAGCTATCAAGCCCCCCTCTGAATGGTTAAAGTTGCTGTGCAAAGATTGGGCAGCTGAAAACGAAGTTTTGGTGGAAACTTCTGACGCGAAATGCTTGGACTACAAGCCGTATCTAAAGGGTTTACTGACTTCGCAGCTTCTTTGCAGATTGTCCATACCTCCGAAAGACGCAGGGATGGATGGAAGTTCCTCGCAACCTACGGTAGACTTTTGGCGTATTCTGGGAATCGAGGATGAGTTCGATAAAAGCTACATTGTTGCCCAGGTCGAACGGTTTTGCTCGTTGTACAATATCCGAGGAGTTCTTGTCGATGATTCTGATAGTTTTGAGGACCTTTCCTCAGCCGATCCCGCTACCCTGGCAGCTGCGGCCGCTGCTGGCGTCAACCTCTCTGCTGCAAACGGCTTCGTCCCCTTACCAGCATATATGGACCACAATGCGGCTGCAGCGGCAGCTGCTGCCGCAGCCGCGGCTACAACCGACATGTCAAAACTATCTAAGAAGCAAGTCTCAGAGGTGTCGAAGGCTCACCGCCTTGCCAAGGATGCAGAAAAGGCCTTAGAGAATGAACGACGTCAGAATATGAAAAGAGAACAACGTCGCGTTTCGATGGAACGAAAGGAGGTCAAGGCCCGTGAACGAGAAGCTCAAGCTGTGCGCAAGGCCGCTGAGCGTGCATCGCGGGAGGCGTCTCGTGAAGAAAGGAGGCGTAAGAAACTAGATATCCGGATGCATCGCGAAAAGTTTGCAAATGAGCAGAAGGAAGCAGCTCTCAAACGGGCGGCGGAGCTTGTCGCGTCCAATCGCGTCCCAATTGAGATTACCCGTGGTGCAGCAGCCgctaaagcagctgccaaCGCTGCTCTCTCGACCCCAACTAGTCATCAAGTGCAACAGCATCATGACTCTCTTGATATGCCAATAAAAAAAGCTCGTTCTGCCATCGTCGTATCATCAGCTGGTGATTTGGACTCGATCGTGACACATTCCAAAAACCTTTGGGCAAAGTACAATGCCATCGCCAAGGAACATAATCAGAAAGTAAACTGGATTACGGTTGCCAAAGAACTTGGCATCCACGTAAAGGTTCGCGAAAAGTATGCTCGAATGCATTTTCGAGCGGAGCAACGCGGCTTCGACTGGGACAAGAACAGTGAATGGAAGATCAAGGATCACCCTGAGATATTCCTTGAACCGACGCAGGCTGAACAGAAGGCAAAGATGCCTCCTCCGCCGCCTTCCGAAAGTGCGACTGTGTTGATTGATGGTACGAAGGAAGTTACCGATGAAGCGGTTGCGGCAGCAGCGGCTGTAGTGGATGCGTCTGTAACCTCCCATCCAGTAGACACGGTAGTGCAAACAACGGATGAGCAGACTGCCGCAGCCGCTGCCGTTGCGGCGACCTTGGTTGCGGATCCGATTGCTGACATGGTTCCAGATATATCTGAGCAGGTCTAG
- a CDS encoding predicted protein produces the protein MAKAKKARKRSLPDASAVGAQSADPNPLGTAVDTFLTSLAADERDGFFAPTLDPERRGAIWMEQADEGELCVNRCSWAIPSQPALNVLRHLAPIVEIGCGANAYWCRLARQAGIDVVGYDMHPNRGGTILAAATVSAANAGSFPVRRGGPSVLAQPENKGRTLFLCYADEDVQEGRDESVSMAAECLKYFSGEYVIHVGELYGDTLSMEQAPWGRSSSPEFQQQLAAQFHCVLEMQLPNWLHVRDTLSVWKRSQTCAIVFAAEDENDQDEEVEYRHIPMDERLPRNRAAPFLEHLLQENGKASATETGGTPSKTEELKRPSLSPTKRQSKKKQRHREEKDNRHEYECPW, from the coding sequence ATGGCCAAAGCGAAGAAAGCTCGTAAGCGGAGCTTGCCGGATGCTTCCGCGGTGGGAGCACAATCGGCCGATCCCAATCCGTTGGGGACAGCGGTCGACACCTTTCTCACGTCGCTCGCGGCGGACGAGCGCGACGGTTTCTTTGCGCCCACACTGGATCCGGAACGGCGCGGGGCTATTTGGATGGAACAAGCAGATGAGGGGGAACTTTGTGTCAATCGATGCAGTTGGGCGATCCCGAGTCAACCCGCTTTGAATGTTTTGCGTCACTTGGCTCCAATCGTCGAGATTGGCTGCGGGGCCAACGCGTACTGGTGTCGACTGGCGCGACAAGCGGGAATCGATGTGGTGGGCTACGATATGCATCCGAATCGGGGAGGGACGATTTTGGCGGCAGCCACAGTgtccgccgccaacgccgGTTCGTTCCCGGTGCGTCGGGGCGGACCTTCGGTGCTCGCGCAGCCGGAAAACAAGGGTCGGACGCTCTTTCTCTGCtatgccgacgaagacgtaCAAGAGGGACGGGACGAGTCGGTGTCCATGGCTGCCGAATGTTTGAAGTATTTCAGTGGAGAGTACGTGATTCACGTGGGGGAACTGTACGGTGACACGCTTTCCATGGAGCAAGCTCCGTGGGGCCGCTCGTCCAGCCCAgagttccaacaacaactcgCTGCGCAGTTCCACTGCGTACTGGAAATGCAGTTGCCCAACTGGTTACACGTACGCGATACGCTGAGCGTGTGGAAACGATCGCAAACCTGTGCAATTGTATTCGccgcggaagacgaaaatgatcaagacgaagaagtggaGTACCGTCACATTCCGATGGACGAACGCCTTCCACGCAACCGTGCTGCTCCGTTTCTGGAGCATCTGCTACAAGAGAACGGGAAAGCTTCAGCGACTGAAACAGGAGGGACACCATCCAAGACAGAAGAGTTGAAAAGACCCTCGCTCTCCCCGACGAAAAggcaatccaaaaagaagcaaaggCACCGAGAGGAGAAAGACAACCGTCACGAATATGAATGCCCGTGGTGA
- a CDS encoding predicted protein — translation MSMAAGSKIHFEAGSWLEAVYDVYIGTVVGAAHSCYIVGKWWYVHVLVPLATAFGVQLAADKEVVSKDGEKTLKVVAVGYGRTGTYSLTLALEELGYPTLHTQHLYEHEALLSMWVERIFLPSIQQGKAIMGKPDLQMITDFGYQATADLPMALYFDQVMEEFPDCKFILTTRENSEVWFRSWETLTKSISQPTHFGGFFFSSVRKYWHYLRWLYAVVNKDDSFLTRPFPLPEQNKLTAIASYEEHNRRIRQVVPPERLLEYNVKQGWEPLCEFMEITDCPQTPFPKTNSARSVQVQAVSAFLFPLMVALFCIFFAFAKTFQRLTGMTVMQWAQYKSRELMVALRRVLLGDKSTPLWDTSPRASPRKTA, via the exons ATGTCCATGGCTGCGGGATCCAAGATACATTTCGAAGCAGGGAGCTGGTTGGAAGCCGTCTACGATGTCTACATTGGCACGGTTGTTGGCGCCGCACACTCGTGTTACATTGTCGGCAAATGGTGGTACGTGCACGTCCTCGTGCCGCTCGCCACAGCCTTTGGCGTCCAACTCGCTGCCGACAAAGAAGTCGTCTCTAAAGACGGAGAAAAGACGCTGAAAGTCGTCGCTGTAGGATACGGAAGGACTGGAACG TATTCCTTGACCCTGGCCTTGGAAGAGCTGGGATACCCAACCTTGCACACTCAACACTTGTACGAACACGAGGCTCTTCTTTCCATGTGGGTGGAACGCATCTTTTTGCCTTCGATCCAGCAGGGCAAAGCCATCATGGGCAAACCGGACCTGCAAATGATTACCGACTTTGGCTACCAGGCGACGGCCGATTTGCCCATGGCGCTTTATTTTGACCAAGTTATGGAAGAGTTCCCGGATTGCAAATTCATTTTGACGACCCGCGAAAATTCGGAAGTTTGGTTCCGGTCCTGGGAGACGCTCACCAAGAGCATATCGCAACCGACACATTTCGGaggattcttcttttcgtcggtCCGCAAATATTGGCACTACCTGCGATGGCTGTACGCGGTAGTAAATAAGGACGATTCGTTCTTAACACGACCGTTCCCGCTGCCGGAACAGAACAAACTCACCGCCATTGCCAGTTACGAAGAGCACAATAGGAGAATTCGGCAGGTCGTACCGCCGGAACGATTGTTGGAGTACAACGTGAAACAGGGGTGGGAGCCTCTATGCGAGTTTATGGAGATTACCGATTGTCCACAGactccttttccaaaaaccaaCTCGGCCCGATCGGTCCAAGTCCAAGCCGTGTCGGCCTTTTTGTTTCCCTTAATGGTTGCCTTGTTCTGCATCTTTTTCGCCTTTGCCAAGACCTTTCAGCGCCTGACGGGTATGACGGTTATGCAGTGGGCGCAGTACAAGTCCCGAGAACTCATGGTGGCGTTGCGGCGAGTGTTATTGGGCGACAAGTCCACGCCGTTGTGGGATACCAGTCCGCGGGCGTCCCCGCGCAAAACAGCCTAA
- a CDS encoding predicted protein produces EEQLEAQVQQLKDQLLRSLAEQENTRSIAKRDVENGKLYAIKSFAKSLLDVSDNLTRAMEAVPEDARVDQQESNHVLHNLYEGIAMTERGLLKAFESNGLVKFGQAGEAFDPNRHEALYEYVDPDKEPGTVGQVVKDGFLLNKRVLRPAEVGIVKKE; encoded by the coding sequence GAAGAACAACTCGAAGCACAAGTCCAGCAGCTCAAGGATCAGTTGCTCCGCAGTCTAGCCGAACAGGAAAATACCCGCTCCATTGCCAAACGGGATGTGGAAAACGGGAAGCTCTACGCGATCAAATCGTTCGCCAAGAGTTTGTTGGACGTTTCCGACAATCTCACACGCGCCATGGAAGCTGTGCCGGAAGACGCTCGGGTCGATCAGCAGGAATCGAACCACGTCTTGCACAATCTGTACGAAGGCATCGCCATGACGGAACGGGGGCTTCTGAAGGCTTTCGAAAGCAACGGTTTGGTCAAGTTCGGCCAAGCCGGTGAGGCCTTTGATCCCAATCGGCACGAAGCCCTGTACGAATACGTGGATCCGGACAAGGAGCCGGGGACCGTAGGACAAGTCGTGAAGGATGGCTTTCTGCTCAACAAACGCGTCCTGCGACCGGCGGAGGTAGGAATAGTCAAAAAAGAGTAG